A region from the Corylus avellana chromosome ca7, CavTom2PMs-1.0 genome encodes:
- the LOC132186333 gene encoding PX domain-containing protein EREX isoform X1 produces the protein MNLYAHDLSLLDFNLNLSDPILQPFSHRRTSSSSNSTTAPCDDDDFVDNNGGDRRVMANRSPPKHRHDGKSPLPLGMDWSPPPRKWDGRDTVWPHDFHSGWSYCVTIPSWLFLPKSRGSDLVALEFSEDLHSCLFCRSIFNHNLRVQVGIQSPEGITTTRVILRRFNDFLKLFSEVRKAFPMKNLPPAPPKRILKMNSRKLLEERKCSLEDWLEKLLSDIDLSRSAPMATFLELEAAARSSFNDENQKIPDAYSSTQMFPSSLFHANSDVSVLAASSSIASDHGNDTPYEISEVGTPRHWDDGSADLGMENSISEQDLFDPIGTTDKYGMFNRKFIRESLQRFSRRRMHTGSEGYSTGRDEIVENTSDAKLLRMDGTEFFPELGDCKPAGHVHRLSTESVGSDLSSVKASEISNIGAANLRGDYPDHSEGPEAPRNMDSFGNPDLQLPRDLLVALPSDERHKLNRVLVTMQRRLATAKTDLEDLIARLNQEVAVRQFLTTKVKDLEVELETTRQNCKDNMEQAVLTERERFTQMQWDMEELRSKCLELELNLKSEQDEKVRAESTKIAIIQEKKTLLQELDFAREQLENLQRCHEEFEVKSKADVKLLVKEVKSLRSSQLDLKQELSQLMKEKLEVERLLQKEKQKMEQANTANSKLLHECGILRDRLQECSVNFLVEEEDKLTMDTSSPSDAIDLLTTSDNRIGLLLAEAQLLAQDVENAVMPADETRSINGSYKRTTDDELRKIVTDIFVDNATLRMQVNSVIRCALNTSVKSEKDDEDEEVPLRKTVLSKFLER, from the exons ATGAATCTCTACGCGCACGACCTCTCTCTCTTGGACTTCAACCTCAACTTATCCGATCCAATCCTCCAACCCTTCTCTCATCGCCggacttcttcctcttccaattccACAACTGCCCCTTGCGACGACGATGATTTTGTTGATAACAACGGTGGTGACAGGCGTGTGATGGCCAATCGCAGCCCTCCAAAGCACCGCCATGACGGCAAGTCGCCGCTCCCTTTGGGCATGGACTGGAGCCCCCCTCCTCGCAAATGg GATGGACGTGACACTGTTTGGCCACATGATTTTCATTCTGGTTGGAGTTACTGCGTCACAATTCCTTCCTGGCTTTTCCTTCCCAAATCAAGAGGTTCAGATCTTGTGGcg TTGGAATTCTCAGAAGATCTTcattcttgtttgttttgtagAAGTATCTTCAATCATAATTTAAG GGTTCAAGTTGGTATACAATCTCCAGAAGGGATTACTACTACTCGAGTGATATTACgaagatttaatgattttttgAAGCTTTTTTCTGAA GTCCGAAAGGCATTTCCTATGAAAAATCTGCCTCCAGCTCCTCCAAAGAGGATTTTGAAAATGAACAGCCGGAAACTTTTGGAAGAG CGAAAGTGTTCCTTGGAGGATTGGCTGGAAAAACTATTGTCGGACATTGATTTATCAAGAAGTGCTCCAATGGCAACCTTTCTTGAGCTAGAAGCTGCTGCGAGGTCTT CATTCAATGATGAGAATCAGAAAATTCCAGATGCATATTCTTCAACTCAGATGTTTCCATCATCTCTGTTCCATGCCAACTCAGATGTTTCTGTGCTTGCTGCGAGTTCATCAATTGCATCAGATCATGGTAATGATACTCCTTATGAGATATCTGAGGTCGGAACACCAAGACACTGGGATGATGGTTCCGCTGATCTTGGCATGGAGAATTCAATATCTGAACAAGATCTATTTGATCCAATTGGAACAACTGACAAGTATGGCATGTTTAACAGAAAGTTTATTCGGGAGAGCCTACAAAGATTTTCCAGGCGTAGAATGCATACAGGAAGTGAGGGCTACAGTACAGGCAGGGATGAAATAGTCGAGAATACTTCCGATGCTAAACTTCTCCGCATGGATGGAACAGAGTTTTTTCCTGAACTAGGGGACTGCAAGCCGGCTGGCCACGTTCATAGACTCTCAACTGAGAGTGTTGGAAGTGACTTGAGCTCTGTAAAAGCCAGTGAAATATCGAATATAGGGGCAGCCAATTTACGTGGTGATTACCCTGACCATTCTGAAGGTCCTGAAGCTCCAAGAAACATGGATTCTTTTGGCAACCCAGATTTACAGCTTCCAAGGGATTTACTGGTTGCTCTTCCCTCTGATGAACGACATAAATTGAATAGGGTACTTGTTACCATGCAGCGGAGACTAGCCACAGCAAAAACAGACTTGGAGGATCTTATAGCAAGATTGAATCAAGAAGTTGCTGTGAGACAATTCCTCACGACAAAG GTCAAAGATTTGGAAGTGGAGCTTGAAACTACCAGACAGAATTGTAAAGATAACATGGAACAGGCTGTTTTAACTGAAAGGGAAAGATTTACTCAAATGCAGTGGGATATGGAGGAGCTTCGCAGTAAGTGCTTGGAGTTGGAACTAAACTTGAAGTCTGAACAG GATGAAAAGGTGCGTGCAGAGTCAACAAAAATAGCAATCATTCAAGAGAAAAAAACGTTGCTGCAGGAGTTGGATTTTGCTAGAGAACAGCTTGAGAACTTGCAGAGATGTCATGAAGAGTTTGAGGTGAAATCAAAGGCAGATGTAAAGCTGCTGGTTAAAGAGGTCAAATCTCTTCGAAGTTCTCAGTTAGACTTGAAGCAGGAGCTCAGCCaattaatgaaagaaaaactagAAGTAGAG AGGCTTCTtcaaaaggaaaagcaaaaaatgGAGCAAGCAAATACTGCTAATTCCAAGTTACTGCATGAATGTGGAATTCTTCGTGATAGGCTTCAAGAATGTAGTGTTAATTTTCTCGTTGAAGAGGAAGATAAATTAACTATGGACACTTCATCACCATCTGATGCAATAGATTTGTTGACAACATCTGACAATAGAATTGGTCTCCTGCTTGCAGAG GCACAGCTCCTTGCACAAGATGTAGAAAATGCTGTTATGCCAGCGGACGAAACCCGCAGTATAAACGGCAGTTATAAAAGGACAACTGATGATGAGTTGAGGAAGATAGTGACAGATATATTCGTTGACAATGCTACATTGAGGATGCAGGTGAACTCAGTTATACGTTGTGCTCTGAACACAAGTGTTAAGTCCGAGAAAGATGATGAGGACGAGGAGGTTCCTTTGAGAAAAACTGTTCTAAGCAAGTTCTTAGAAAGATGA
- the LOC132186333 gene encoding PX domain-containing protein EREX isoform X4, producing MTASRRSLWAWTGAPLLANGMDVTLFGHMIFILVGVTASQFLPGFSFPNQEVQILWRVQVGIQSPEGITTTRVILRRFNDFLKLFSEVRKAFPMKNLPPAPPKRILKMNSRKLLEERKCSLEDWLEKLLSDIDLSRSAPMATFLELEAAARSSFNDENQKIPDAYSSTQMFPSSLFHANSDVSVLAASSSIASDHGNDTPYEISEVGTPRHWDDGSADLGMENSISEQDLFDPIGTTDKYGMFNRKFIRESLQRFSRRRMHTGSEGYSTGRDEIVENTSDAKLLRMDGTEFFPELGDCKPAGHVHRLSTESVGSDLSSVKASEISNIGAANLRGDYPDHSEGPEAPRNMDSFGNPDLQLPRDLLVALPSDERHKLNRVLVTMQRRLATAKTDLEDLIARLNQEVAVRQFLTTKVKDLEVELETTRQNCKDNMEQAVLTERERFTQMQWDMEELRSKCLELELNLKSEQDEKVRAESTKIAIIQEKKTLLQELDFAREQLENLQRCHEEFEVKSKADVKLLVKEVKSLRSSQLDLKQELSQLMKEKLEVERLLQKEKQKMEQANTANSKLLHECGILRDRLQECSVNFLVEEEDKLTMDTSSPSDAIDLLTTSDNRIGLLLAEAQLLAQDVENAVMPADETRSINGSYKRTTDDELRKIVTDIFVDNATLRMQVNSVIRCALNTSVKSEKDDEDEEVPLRKTVLSKFLER from the exons ATGACGGCAAGTCGCCGCTCCCTTTGGGCATGGACTGGAGCCCCCCTCCTCGCAAATGg GATGGACGTGACACTGTTTGGCCACATGATTTTCATTCTGGTTGGAGTTACTGCGTCACAATTCCTTCCTGGCTTTTCCTTCCCAAATCAAGAGGTTCAGATCTTGTGGcg GGTTCAAGTTGGTATACAATCTCCAGAAGGGATTACTACTACTCGAGTGATATTACgaagatttaatgattttttgAAGCTTTTTTCTGAA GTCCGAAAGGCATTTCCTATGAAAAATCTGCCTCCAGCTCCTCCAAAGAGGATTTTGAAAATGAACAGCCGGAAACTTTTGGAAGAG CGAAAGTGTTCCTTGGAGGATTGGCTGGAAAAACTATTGTCGGACATTGATTTATCAAGAAGTGCTCCAATGGCAACCTTTCTTGAGCTAGAAGCTGCTGCGAGGTCTT CATTCAATGATGAGAATCAGAAAATTCCAGATGCATATTCTTCAACTCAGATGTTTCCATCATCTCTGTTCCATGCCAACTCAGATGTTTCTGTGCTTGCTGCGAGTTCATCAATTGCATCAGATCATGGTAATGATACTCCTTATGAGATATCTGAGGTCGGAACACCAAGACACTGGGATGATGGTTCCGCTGATCTTGGCATGGAGAATTCAATATCTGAACAAGATCTATTTGATCCAATTGGAACAACTGACAAGTATGGCATGTTTAACAGAAAGTTTATTCGGGAGAGCCTACAAAGATTTTCCAGGCGTAGAATGCATACAGGAAGTGAGGGCTACAGTACAGGCAGGGATGAAATAGTCGAGAATACTTCCGATGCTAAACTTCTCCGCATGGATGGAACAGAGTTTTTTCCTGAACTAGGGGACTGCAAGCCGGCTGGCCACGTTCATAGACTCTCAACTGAGAGTGTTGGAAGTGACTTGAGCTCTGTAAAAGCCAGTGAAATATCGAATATAGGGGCAGCCAATTTACGTGGTGATTACCCTGACCATTCTGAAGGTCCTGAAGCTCCAAGAAACATGGATTCTTTTGGCAACCCAGATTTACAGCTTCCAAGGGATTTACTGGTTGCTCTTCCCTCTGATGAACGACATAAATTGAATAGGGTACTTGTTACCATGCAGCGGAGACTAGCCACAGCAAAAACAGACTTGGAGGATCTTATAGCAAGATTGAATCAAGAAGTTGCTGTGAGACAATTCCTCACGACAAAG GTCAAAGATTTGGAAGTGGAGCTTGAAACTACCAGACAGAATTGTAAAGATAACATGGAACAGGCTGTTTTAACTGAAAGGGAAAGATTTACTCAAATGCAGTGGGATATGGAGGAGCTTCGCAGTAAGTGCTTGGAGTTGGAACTAAACTTGAAGTCTGAACAG GATGAAAAGGTGCGTGCAGAGTCAACAAAAATAGCAATCATTCAAGAGAAAAAAACGTTGCTGCAGGAGTTGGATTTTGCTAGAGAACAGCTTGAGAACTTGCAGAGATGTCATGAAGAGTTTGAGGTGAAATCAAAGGCAGATGTAAAGCTGCTGGTTAAAGAGGTCAAATCTCTTCGAAGTTCTCAGTTAGACTTGAAGCAGGAGCTCAGCCaattaatgaaagaaaaactagAAGTAGAG AGGCTTCTtcaaaaggaaaagcaaaaaatgGAGCAAGCAAATACTGCTAATTCCAAGTTACTGCATGAATGTGGAATTCTTCGTGATAGGCTTCAAGAATGTAGTGTTAATTTTCTCGTTGAAGAGGAAGATAAATTAACTATGGACACTTCATCACCATCTGATGCAATAGATTTGTTGACAACATCTGACAATAGAATTGGTCTCCTGCTTGCAGAG GCACAGCTCCTTGCACAAGATGTAGAAAATGCTGTTATGCCAGCGGACGAAACCCGCAGTATAAACGGCAGTTATAAAAGGACAACTGATGATGAGTTGAGGAAGATAGTGACAGATATATTCGTTGACAATGCTACATTGAGGATGCAGGTGAACTCAGTTATACGTTGTGCTCTGAACACAAGTGTTAAGTCCGAGAAAGATGATGAGGACGAGGAGGTTCCTTTGAGAAAAACTGTTCTAAGCAAGTTCTTAGAAAGATGA
- the LOC132186333 gene encoding PX domain-containing protein EREX isoform X3, whose translation MTASRRSLWAWTGAPLLANGMDVTLFGHMIFILVGVTASQFLPGFSFPNQEVQILWRSIFNHNLRVQVGIQSPEGITTTRVILRRFNDFLKLFSEVRKAFPMKNLPPAPPKRILKMNSRKLLEERKCSLEDWLEKLLSDIDLSRSAPMATFLELEAAARSSFNDENQKIPDAYSSTQMFPSSLFHANSDVSVLAASSSIASDHGNDTPYEISEVGTPRHWDDGSADLGMENSISEQDLFDPIGTTDKYGMFNRKFIRESLQRFSRRRMHTGSEGYSTGRDEIVENTSDAKLLRMDGTEFFPELGDCKPAGHVHRLSTESVGSDLSSVKASEISNIGAANLRGDYPDHSEGPEAPRNMDSFGNPDLQLPRDLLVALPSDERHKLNRVLVTMQRRLATAKTDLEDLIARLNQEVAVRQFLTTKVKDLEVELETTRQNCKDNMEQAVLTERERFTQMQWDMEELRSKCLELELNLKSEQDEKVRAESTKIAIIQEKKTLLQELDFAREQLENLQRCHEEFEVKSKADVKLLVKEVKSLRSSQLDLKQELSQLMKEKLEVERLLQKEKQKMEQANTANSKLLHECGILRDRLQECSVNFLVEEEDKLTMDTSSPSDAIDLLTTSDNRIGLLLAEAQLLAQDVENAVMPADETRSINGSYKRTTDDELRKIVTDIFVDNATLRMQVNSVIRCALNTSVKSEKDDEDEEVPLRKTVLSKFLER comes from the exons ATGACGGCAAGTCGCCGCTCCCTTTGGGCATGGACTGGAGCCCCCCTCCTCGCAAATGg GATGGACGTGACACTGTTTGGCCACATGATTTTCATTCTGGTTGGAGTTACTGCGTCACAATTCCTTCCTGGCTTTTCCTTCCCAAATCAAGAGGTTCAGATCTTGTGGcg AAGTATCTTCAATCATAATTTAAG GGTTCAAGTTGGTATACAATCTCCAGAAGGGATTACTACTACTCGAGTGATATTACgaagatttaatgattttttgAAGCTTTTTTCTGAA GTCCGAAAGGCATTTCCTATGAAAAATCTGCCTCCAGCTCCTCCAAAGAGGATTTTGAAAATGAACAGCCGGAAACTTTTGGAAGAG CGAAAGTGTTCCTTGGAGGATTGGCTGGAAAAACTATTGTCGGACATTGATTTATCAAGAAGTGCTCCAATGGCAACCTTTCTTGAGCTAGAAGCTGCTGCGAGGTCTT CATTCAATGATGAGAATCAGAAAATTCCAGATGCATATTCTTCAACTCAGATGTTTCCATCATCTCTGTTCCATGCCAACTCAGATGTTTCTGTGCTTGCTGCGAGTTCATCAATTGCATCAGATCATGGTAATGATACTCCTTATGAGATATCTGAGGTCGGAACACCAAGACACTGGGATGATGGTTCCGCTGATCTTGGCATGGAGAATTCAATATCTGAACAAGATCTATTTGATCCAATTGGAACAACTGACAAGTATGGCATGTTTAACAGAAAGTTTATTCGGGAGAGCCTACAAAGATTTTCCAGGCGTAGAATGCATACAGGAAGTGAGGGCTACAGTACAGGCAGGGATGAAATAGTCGAGAATACTTCCGATGCTAAACTTCTCCGCATGGATGGAACAGAGTTTTTTCCTGAACTAGGGGACTGCAAGCCGGCTGGCCACGTTCATAGACTCTCAACTGAGAGTGTTGGAAGTGACTTGAGCTCTGTAAAAGCCAGTGAAATATCGAATATAGGGGCAGCCAATTTACGTGGTGATTACCCTGACCATTCTGAAGGTCCTGAAGCTCCAAGAAACATGGATTCTTTTGGCAACCCAGATTTACAGCTTCCAAGGGATTTACTGGTTGCTCTTCCCTCTGATGAACGACATAAATTGAATAGGGTACTTGTTACCATGCAGCGGAGACTAGCCACAGCAAAAACAGACTTGGAGGATCTTATAGCAAGATTGAATCAAGAAGTTGCTGTGAGACAATTCCTCACGACAAAG GTCAAAGATTTGGAAGTGGAGCTTGAAACTACCAGACAGAATTGTAAAGATAACATGGAACAGGCTGTTTTAACTGAAAGGGAAAGATTTACTCAAATGCAGTGGGATATGGAGGAGCTTCGCAGTAAGTGCTTGGAGTTGGAACTAAACTTGAAGTCTGAACAG GATGAAAAGGTGCGTGCAGAGTCAACAAAAATAGCAATCATTCAAGAGAAAAAAACGTTGCTGCAGGAGTTGGATTTTGCTAGAGAACAGCTTGAGAACTTGCAGAGATGTCATGAAGAGTTTGAGGTGAAATCAAAGGCAGATGTAAAGCTGCTGGTTAAAGAGGTCAAATCTCTTCGAAGTTCTCAGTTAGACTTGAAGCAGGAGCTCAGCCaattaatgaaagaaaaactagAAGTAGAG AGGCTTCTtcaaaaggaaaagcaaaaaatgGAGCAAGCAAATACTGCTAATTCCAAGTTACTGCATGAATGTGGAATTCTTCGTGATAGGCTTCAAGAATGTAGTGTTAATTTTCTCGTTGAAGAGGAAGATAAATTAACTATGGACACTTCATCACCATCTGATGCAATAGATTTGTTGACAACATCTGACAATAGAATTGGTCTCCTGCTTGCAGAG GCACAGCTCCTTGCACAAGATGTAGAAAATGCTGTTATGCCAGCGGACGAAACCCGCAGTATAAACGGCAGTTATAAAAGGACAACTGATGATGAGTTGAGGAAGATAGTGACAGATATATTCGTTGACAATGCTACATTGAGGATGCAGGTGAACTCAGTTATACGTTGTGCTCTGAACACAAGTGTTAAGTCCGAGAAAGATGATGAGGACGAGGAGGTTCCTTTGAGAAAAACTGTTCTAAGCAAGTTCTTAGAAAGATGA
- the LOC132186333 gene encoding PX domain-containing protein EREX isoform X2, which translates to MNLYAHDLSLLDFNLNLSDPILQPFSHRRTSSSSNSTTAPCDDDDFVDNNGGDRRVMANRSPPKHRHDGKSPLPLGMDWSPPPRKWDGRDTVWPHDFHSGWSYCVTIPSWLFLPKSRGSDLVAFYRVQVGIQSPEGITTTRVILRRFNDFLKLFSEVRKAFPMKNLPPAPPKRILKMNSRKLLEERKCSLEDWLEKLLSDIDLSRSAPMATFLELEAAARSSFNDENQKIPDAYSSTQMFPSSLFHANSDVSVLAASSSIASDHGNDTPYEISEVGTPRHWDDGSADLGMENSISEQDLFDPIGTTDKYGMFNRKFIRESLQRFSRRRMHTGSEGYSTGRDEIVENTSDAKLLRMDGTEFFPELGDCKPAGHVHRLSTESVGSDLSSVKASEISNIGAANLRGDYPDHSEGPEAPRNMDSFGNPDLQLPRDLLVALPSDERHKLNRVLVTMQRRLATAKTDLEDLIARLNQEVAVRQFLTTKVKDLEVELETTRQNCKDNMEQAVLTERERFTQMQWDMEELRSKCLELELNLKSEQDEKVRAESTKIAIIQEKKTLLQELDFAREQLENLQRCHEEFEVKSKADVKLLVKEVKSLRSSQLDLKQELSQLMKEKLEVERLLQKEKQKMEQANTANSKLLHECGILRDRLQECSVNFLVEEEDKLTMDTSSPSDAIDLLTTSDNRIGLLLAEAQLLAQDVENAVMPADETRSINGSYKRTTDDELRKIVTDIFVDNATLRMQVNSVIRCALNTSVKSEKDDEDEEVPLRKTVLSKFLER; encoded by the exons ATGAATCTCTACGCGCACGACCTCTCTCTCTTGGACTTCAACCTCAACTTATCCGATCCAATCCTCCAACCCTTCTCTCATCGCCggacttcttcctcttccaattccACAACTGCCCCTTGCGACGACGATGATTTTGTTGATAACAACGGTGGTGACAGGCGTGTGATGGCCAATCGCAGCCCTCCAAAGCACCGCCATGACGGCAAGTCGCCGCTCCCTTTGGGCATGGACTGGAGCCCCCCTCCTCGCAAATGg GATGGACGTGACACTGTTTGGCCACATGATTTTCATTCTGGTTGGAGTTACTGCGTCACAATTCCTTCCTGGCTTTTCCTTCCCAAATCAAGAGGTTCAGATCTTGTGGcg TTTTACAGGGTTCAAGTTGGTATACAATCTCCAGAAGGGATTACTACTACTCGAGTGATATTACgaagatttaatgattttttgAAGCTTTTTTCTGAA GTCCGAAAGGCATTTCCTATGAAAAATCTGCCTCCAGCTCCTCCAAAGAGGATTTTGAAAATGAACAGCCGGAAACTTTTGGAAGAG CGAAAGTGTTCCTTGGAGGATTGGCTGGAAAAACTATTGTCGGACATTGATTTATCAAGAAGTGCTCCAATGGCAACCTTTCTTGAGCTAGAAGCTGCTGCGAGGTCTT CATTCAATGATGAGAATCAGAAAATTCCAGATGCATATTCTTCAACTCAGATGTTTCCATCATCTCTGTTCCATGCCAACTCAGATGTTTCTGTGCTTGCTGCGAGTTCATCAATTGCATCAGATCATGGTAATGATACTCCTTATGAGATATCTGAGGTCGGAACACCAAGACACTGGGATGATGGTTCCGCTGATCTTGGCATGGAGAATTCAATATCTGAACAAGATCTATTTGATCCAATTGGAACAACTGACAAGTATGGCATGTTTAACAGAAAGTTTATTCGGGAGAGCCTACAAAGATTTTCCAGGCGTAGAATGCATACAGGAAGTGAGGGCTACAGTACAGGCAGGGATGAAATAGTCGAGAATACTTCCGATGCTAAACTTCTCCGCATGGATGGAACAGAGTTTTTTCCTGAACTAGGGGACTGCAAGCCGGCTGGCCACGTTCATAGACTCTCAACTGAGAGTGTTGGAAGTGACTTGAGCTCTGTAAAAGCCAGTGAAATATCGAATATAGGGGCAGCCAATTTACGTGGTGATTACCCTGACCATTCTGAAGGTCCTGAAGCTCCAAGAAACATGGATTCTTTTGGCAACCCAGATTTACAGCTTCCAAGGGATTTACTGGTTGCTCTTCCCTCTGATGAACGACATAAATTGAATAGGGTACTTGTTACCATGCAGCGGAGACTAGCCACAGCAAAAACAGACTTGGAGGATCTTATAGCAAGATTGAATCAAGAAGTTGCTGTGAGACAATTCCTCACGACAAAG GTCAAAGATTTGGAAGTGGAGCTTGAAACTACCAGACAGAATTGTAAAGATAACATGGAACAGGCTGTTTTAACTGAAAGGGAAAGATTTACTCAAATGCAGTGGGATATGGAGGAGCTTCGCAGTAAGTGCTTGGAGTTGGAACTAAACTTGAAGTCTGAACAG GATGAAAAGGTGCGTGCAGAGTCAACAAAAATAGCAATCATTCAAGAGAAAAAAACGTTGCTGCAGGAGTTGGATTTTGCTAGAGAACAGCTTGAGAACTTGCAGAGATGTCATGAAGAGTTTGAGGTGAAATCAAAGGCAGATGTAAAGCTGCTGGTTAAAGAGGTCAAATCTCTTCGAAGTTCTCAGTTAGACTTGAAGCAGGAGCTCAGCCaattaatgaaagaaaaactagAAGTAGAG AGGCTTCTtcaaaaggaaaagcaaaaaatgGAGCAAGCAAATACTGCTAATTCCAAGTTACTGCATGAATGTGGAATTCTTCGTGATAGGCTTCAAGAATGTAGTGTTAATTTTCTCGTTGAAGAGGAAGATAAATTAACTATGGACACTTCATCACCATCTGATGCAATAGATTTGTTGACAACATCTGACAATAGAATTGGTCTCCTGCTTGCAGAG GCACAGCTCCTTGCACAAGATGTAGAAAATGCTGTTATGCCAGCGGACGAAACCCGCAGTATAAACGGCAGTTATAAAAGGACAACTGATGATGAGTTGAGGAAGATAGTGACAGATATATTCGTTGACAATGCTACATTGAGGATGCAGGTGAACTCAGTTATACGTTGTGCTCTGAACACAAGTGTTAAGTCCGAGAAAGATGATGAGGACGAGGAGGTTCCTTTGAGAAAAACTGTTCTAAGCAAGTTCTTAGAAAGATGA